A single window of Larimichthys crocea isolate SSNF chromosome XII, L_crocea_2.0, whole genome shotgun sequence DNA harbors:
- the slc2a6 gene encoding solute carrier family 2, facilitated glucose transporter member 6 produces the protein MAEDTPLLNKRPTSSESQINNSKLYLAVFSAILGNFNFGYSLVYSSPVLPQLMRPDAEPRLRMDTEQAAWFGSIYTLGAAAGGLGAMLLNDLIGRKLSIMMSAVPSTIGYMMLGGAVDRWMLHVGRFLTGIAGGMTAASIPVYISEISHKSVRGALGSCPQITAVFGALALYALGLVLPWRWLAVAGEVPALLMVVLLAFMPCSPRRLLSLGREQQAERALRWLRGKNYDIHIELSAIQHSINTQGKVTWSQLATPLYYRPIMISVVMRFLQQMTGITPILVYLETIFSQSKAFLEPRYDAAIVGAVRLLSVATAALLMDKAGRKALLYTSSMLMFVSSLTLTMISHTTSCPPGPTPENVTVSLDYNSHNDLGITAASILPLISTMVFIFGYAMGWGPITWLLMSEVLPLAARGVASGLCVTVSWLTAFMLTHAFTHLVDKYGLYVPYLCFTVVCVLCLLFNAVCIPETRGRSLEEIENYFRTGRTFTITRSHSTAHSQA, from the exons ATGGCTGAAGACACTCCCCTGCTAAACAAAAGACCAACATCGAGTGAATCCCAG ATCAACAACTCCAAACTCTACCTGGCCGTCTTCTCTGCCATCCTGGGAAACTTCAACTTTGGTTACTCCCTGGTCTACTCATCCCCGGTCCTGCCACAACTAATGAGACCTGATGCTGAACCCCGGCTCAGGATGGACACGGAACAGGCCGCCTGGTTCGGCTCGATCTACACACTGGGGGCAGCAGCCGGAGGGCTGGGGGCCATGCTGCTCAACGACTTGATTGGACGGAAGCTGAGCATCATGATGTCAGCAGTGCCGTCGACCATAGG aTACATGATGCTTGGAGGGGCTGTGGACCGGTGGATGCTCCATGTGGGCCGTTTCCTCACAGGCATTGCCGGGGGGATGACGGCAGCATCAATTCCT GTTTACATCTCAGAGATTTCCCACAAATCAGTGAGAGGAGCTCTGGGTTCCTGCCCTCAGATCACTGCTGTGTTTGGGGCCCTTGCACTTTATGCCTTAG GTCTGGTGTTACCGTGGCGGTGGCTGGCAGTGGCAGGAGAGGTGCCAGCTCTGCTGATGGTTGTGCTGCTGGCGTTTATGCCTTGCTCCCCCAGGAGGCTCCTCTCTCTGGGCAGAGAGCAGCAGGCTGAGAGGGCCCTCCGCTGGCTGAGGGGAAAAAACTACGACATCCACATTGAACTCAGTGCCATACAG CACAGCATCAACACACAGGGTAAAGTCACATGGTCACAGCTGGCCACACCCCTGTACTACCGGCCAATCATGATCTCAGTCGTGATGCGTTTCCTGCAACAGATGACAGGCATCACGCCCATTCTGGTCTACCTGGAGACCATCTTTTCCCAAAGTAAAGCGTTCCTGGAGCCTAG GTATGATGCCGCCATCGTGGGTGCAGTGCGCCTCTTATCTGTTGCCACGGCGGCCCTGTTAATGGACAAAGCGGGACGCAAAGCCCTGCTGTACACGTCGAGCATGCTGATGTTcgtgtcctctctgactctgaccATGATCTCACACACCACATCTTGCCCTCCAGGCCCCACCCCTGAAAATGTCACTGTGAGTTTGGACTACAACTCCCATAATGACCTTGGAATCACTGCAGCAAGCATCCTTCCTCTCATCAGCACCATGGTGTTTATATTTG GATACGCCATGGGATGGGGCCCAATCACATGGTTGCTGATGTCAGAGGTGTTGCCTCTGGCTGCCAGGGGTGTTGcttcaggtctgtgtgtgactgtcagcTGGTTGACGGCCTTTATGCTCACACACGCCTTCACACACCTGGTGGACAAGTACGGCCTGTACGTGCCCTACTTGTGTtttactgtggtgtgtgtgctctgtctgctgttcaACGCTGTGTGCATCCCAGAGACTCGTGGCCGCTCGCTGGAGGAAATCGAGAACTATTTCAGGACAGGGCGTACGTTCACCATCACCCGGAGTCATTCCACTGCTCACAGTCAAGCCTAA
- the clcn7 gene encoding H(+)/Cl(-) exchange transporter 7 isoform X1 translates to MANITKKVSWSSRADESGATGEGTPLLNGSEQPRHSRQLSEGRSIFQIGRLSTVDLEEEITSDEDSLRGRPKEIPHNEKLLSLKYESLDYDNIENQLFLEEERRMSHMGFRCLEISRWVVCGLIGFLTGLIACFIDIVVEELAGIKYQVVKENIEKFTEVGGLSISLILWAVFNSAFVMVGAIIVAYFEPIAAGSGIPQIKCYLNGVKIPRVVRLKTLVVKVGGVICSVVGGLAVGKEGPMIHSGAVVAAGVSQGRSTSLKRDFKIFEYFRRDTEKRDFVSAGAAAGVSAAFGAPVGGVLFSLEEGASFWNQMLTWRIFFASMISTFTLNFFLSIYHNKPGDLSNPGLINFGRFETESVAYNLYEIPLFIAMGAIGGLLGALFNVLNYWLTIFRIRYVHRPCLQVMEAMLVAAVTATVSFTMIYFSNDCQPLGPDHTEEYPLQLFCADGEYNSMATAFFNTPERSVRSLFHNQPGTYNPLTLGLFTLTYFFLACWTYGLAVSAGVFIPSLLIGAAWGRLFGILLASITTTGSTWAVPGKYALMGAAAQLGGIVRMTLSLTVIMVEATGNITYGLPIMLVLMTSKIVGDYFVEGLYDIHIKLQSVPFLHWEAPATSHWLTAREVMSSPVTCLNRIEKVGTIVDILSNTSTNHNGFPVVVQVAGNDEPAKLCGLILRSQLIVLLKHKVFVELARSRLTHRKLQLKDFRDAYPRFPPIQSIHVSQDERECMMDLMEFMNATPYTVPQETSLPRVFKLFRALGLRHLVVVDDENRVVGLVTRKDLARYHLGKHGLEELQLAQT, encoded by the exons ATGGCTAACATCACGAAGAAAGTGTCGTGGTCCAGCCGGGCTGACGAGTCCGGCGCAACCGGGGAGGGGACCCCGCTGCTGAACGGCTCCGAGCAGCCCAGACACTCCAGACAG CTGTCTGAAGGACGCAGTATATTTCAGATAGGCAGACTCAGCACGGTGGATTTGGAGGAGGAGATAACGTCGGATGAG GACTCTCTGAGAGGGCGGCCTAAAGAGATCCCTCATAATGAGAAGCTGCTGTCACTTAAATATGAG AGTTTGGACTATGATAACATTGAGAACCAGCTGtttctggaggaggagaggagaatgaGTCATATG GGTTTCCGCTGTCTGGAGATCAGTCGCTGGGTAGTCTGTGGTCTAATCGGCTTTCTGACCGGACTCATCGCCTGTTTCATAGACATCGTGGTGGAGGAACTGGCTGGGATAAAATACCAAGTGGTCAAAGAGA ACATAGAGAAGTTTACAGAGGTGGGGGGTCTTTCGATCTCTCTCATCCTCTGGGCTGTCTTTAACTCCGCCTTCGTCATGGTGGGGGCCATCATAGTTGCATATTTTGAG CCCATAGCAGCAGGAAGCGGTATCCCTCAGATCAAATGTTACCTGAATGGAGTCAAGATTCCCAGGGTGGTACGACTCAAG ACACTGGTGGTGAAAGTGGGTGGTGTTATCTGCTCAGTGGTTGGAGGTCTTGCTGTTGGAAAG GAAGGGCCCATGATCCACTCTGGTGCTGTTGTAGCTGCTGGGGTCTCTCAGGGCAGGAGCACCTCTTTAAAAAGAGACTTCAAG atcTTTGAATACTTCcggagagacacagaaaaacgtgactttgtgtctgctggagctgctgctggcgTTTCTGCTGCTTTTGGAGCACCAGtcg GCGGCGTTCTGTTCTCTCTAGAGGAAGGAGCTTCTTTCTGGAACCAGATGCTGACGTGGAGGATA TTCTTTGCCTCCATGATCTCTACCTTCACCCTGAACTTCTTCCTCAGTATCTATCACAACAAGCCAGGAGACCTTTCCAACCCAGGTCTCATCAACTTTGGACGCTTTGAGACTGAA AGTGTGGCCTATAACCTTTATGAGATTCCCTTGTTCATCGCCATGGGAGCTATAG GTGGATTACTAGGAGCTCTATTCAACGTTCTCAACTACTGGCTGACCATATTCAGGATCAG gtatGTCCATCGCCCTTGTTTGCAAGTGATGGAGGCCATGTTGGTCGCTGCGGTGACTGCAACAGTGTCATTCACCATGATCTACTTCTCTAATGACTGTCAGCCTCTGGGGCCAGACCACACTGAGGAGTACCCACTGCAg TTGTTCTGTGCAGATGGGGAGTATAACTCCATGGCAACGGCCTTCTTCAACACTCCTGAGAGAAGTGTTCGCAGTCTCTTCCATAACCAGCCAG GAACCTACAATCCCTTGACGCTGGGTTTGTTCACTCTGACTTATTTCTTCCTGGCGTGTTGGACCTACGGCTTGGCGGTGTCTGCTGGAGTCTTCATCCCATCTCTGCTAATAGGAGCCGCCTGGGGAAGATTGTTTGGAATACTGCTggcctccatcaccaccactgGCTCG ACCTGGGCTGTCCCTGGTAAATATGCCCTGATGGGAGCTGCAGCTCAGTTAG GTGGCATCGTGAGGATGACTCTCAGTTTGACTGTCATCATGGTGGAGGCTACAGGAAACATCACATACGGCCTTCCCATCATGCTCGTCCTTATGACTTCCAAGATAGTaggagactactttgtagag GGTCTCTATGATATCCACATCAAGCTGCAGAGCGTTCCCTTCCTGCACTGGGAGGCTCCTGCCACCTCCCACTGGCTGACCGCCAG GGAGGTGATGAGTTCTCCGGTCACCTGTTTGAACAGGATAGAGAAGGTGGGAACCATCGTGGACATCCTTAGTAACACATCTACCAATCACAACGGCTTCCCAGTTGTCGTGCAGGTTGCTGGCAATGATGAG CCAGCGAAGCTCTGTGGCCTCATCCTTCGCTCTCAGCTCATTGTTCTTCTCAAACACAAG GTGTTTGTGGAGTTGGCTCGGTCCCGGCTGACTCATAGGAAGCTCCAGCTGAAGGACTTTAGGGACGCCTATCCTCGCTTCCCCCCGATCCAGAGCATCCACGTCTCTCAGGACGAGAGGGAGTGTATGATGGACCTGATGGAGTTCATGAACGCAACACCTTACACTGTACCACAG GAAACATCTCTGCCTCGTGTGTTTAAGCTGTTCAGAGCACTGGGACTAAGAcacctggtggtggtggatgatGAGAACAGG GTGGTTGGACTGGTGACCAGGAAAGACTTGGCCAGGTATCACCTCGGCAAACACGGACTGGAGGAACTTCAGCTGGCTCAGacatag
- the clcn7 gene encoding H(+)/Cl(-) exchange transporter 7 isoform X2, translating into MANITKKVSWSSRADESGATGEGTPLLNGSEQPRHSRQIGRLSTVDLEEEITSDEDSLRGRPKEIPHNEKLLSLKYESLDYDNIENQLFLEEERRMSHMGFRCLEISRWVVCGLIGFLTGLIACFIDIVVEELAGIKYQVVKENIEKFTEVGGLSISLILWAVFNSAFVMVGAIIVAYFEPIAAGSGIPQIKCYLNGVKIPRVVRLKTLVVKVGGVICSVVGGLAVGKEGPMIHSGAVVAAGVSQGRSTSLKRDFKIFEYFRRDTEKRDFVSAGAAAGVSAAFGAPVGGVLFSLEEGASFWNQMLTWRIFFASMISTFTLNFFLSIYHNKPGDLSNPGLINFGRFETESVAYNLYEIPLFIAMGAIGGLLGALFNVLNYWLTIFRIRYVHRPCLQVMEAMLVAAVTATVSFTMIYFSNDCQPLGPDHTEEYPLQLFCADGEYNSMATAFFNTPERSVRSLFHNQPGTYNPLTLGLFTLTYFFLACWTYGLAVSAGVFIPSLLIGAAWGRLFGILLASITTTGSTWAVPGKYALMGAAAQLGGIVRMTLSLTVIMVEATGNITYGLPIMLVLMTSKIVGDYFVEGLYDIHIKLQSVPFLHWEAPATSHWLTAREVMSSPVTCLNRIEKVGTIVDILSNTSTNHNGFPVVVQVAGNDEPAKLCGLILRSQLIVLLKHKVFVELARSRLTHRKLQLKDFRDAYPRFPPIQSIHVSQDERECMMDLMEFMNATPYTVPQETSLPRVFKLFRALGLRHLVVVDDENRVVGLVTRKDLARYHLGKHGLEELQLAQT; encoded by the exons ATGGCTAACATCACGAAGAAAGTGTCGTGGTCCAGCCGGGCTGACGAGTCCGGCGCAACCGGGGAGGGGACCCCGCTGCTGAACGGCTCCGAGCAGCCCAGACACTCCAGACAG ATAGGCAGACTCAGCACGGTGGATTTGGAGGAGGAGATAACGTCGGATGAG GACTCTCTGAGAGGGCGGCCTAAAGAGATCCCTCATAATGAGAAGCTGCTGTCACTTAAATATGAG AGTTTGGACTATGATAACATTGAGAACCAGCTGtttctggaggaggagaggagaatgaGTCATATG GGTTTCCGCTGTCTGGAGATCAGTCGCTGGGTAGTCTGTGGTCTAATCGGCTTTCTGACCGGACTCATCGCCTGTTTCATAGACATCGTGGTGGAGGAACTGGCTGGGATAAAATACCAAGTGGTCAAAGAGA ACATAGAGAAGTTTACAGAGGTGGGGGGTCTTTCGATCTCTCTCATCCTCTGGGCTGTCTTTAACTCCGCCTTCGTCATGGTGGGGGCCATCATAGTTGCATATTTTGAG CCCATAGCAGCAGGAAGCGGTATCCCTCAGATCAAATGTTACCTGAATGGAGTCAAGATTCCCAGGGTGGTACGACTCAAG ACACTGGTGGTGAAAGTGGGTGGTGTTATCTGCTCAGTGGTTGGAGGTCTTGCTGTTGGAAAG GAAGGGCCCATGATCCACTCTGGTGCTGTTGTAGCTGCTGGGGTCTCTCAGGGCAGGAGCACCTCTTTAAAAAGAGACTTCAAG atcTTTGAATACTTCcggagagacacagaaaaacgtgactttgtgtctgctggagctgctgctggcgTTTCTGCTGCTTTTGGAGCACCAGtcg GCGGCGTTCTGTTCTCTCTAGAGGAAGGAGCTTCTTTCTGGAACCAGATGCTGACGTGGAGGATA TTCTTTGCCTCCATGATCTCTACCTTCACCCTGAACTTCTTCCTCAGTATCTATCACAACAAGCCAGGAGACCTTTCCAACCCAGGTCTCATCAACTTTGGACGCTTTGAGACTGAA AGTGTGGCCTATAACCTTTATGAGATTCCCTTGTTCATCGCCATGGGAGCTATAG GTGGATTACTAGGAGCTCTATTCAACGTTCTCAACTACTGGCTGACCATATTCAGGATCAG gtatGTCCATCGCCCTTGTTTGCAAGTGATGGAGGCCATGTTGGTCGCTGCGGTGACTGCAACAGTGTCATTCACCATGATCTACTTCTCTAATGACTGTCAGCCTCTGGGGCCAGACCACACTGAGGAGTACCCACTGCAg TTGTTCTGTGCAGATGGGGAGTATAACTCCATGGCAACGGCCTTCTTCAACACTCCTGAGAGAAGTGTTCGCAGTCTCTTCCATAACCAGCCAG GAACCTACAATCCCTTGACGCTGGGTTTGTTCACTCTGACTTATTTCTTCCTGGCGTGTTGGACCTACGGCTTGGCGGTGTCTGCTGGAGTCTTCATCCCATCTCTGCTAATAGGAGCCGCCTGGGGAAGATTGTTTGGAATACTGCTggcctccatcaccaccactgGCTCG ACCTGGGCTGTCCCTGGTAAATATGCCCTGATGGGAGCTGCAGCTCAGTTAG GTGGCATCGTGAGGATGACTCTCAGTTTGACTGTCATCATGGTGGAGGCTACAGGAAACATCACATACGGCCTTCCCATCATGCTCGTCCTTATGACTTCCAAGATAGTaggagactactttgtagag GGTCTCTATGATATCCACATCAAGCTGCAGAGCGTTCCCTTCCTGCACTGGGAGGCTCCTGCCACCTCCCACTGGCTGACCGCCAG GGAGGTGATGAGTTCTCCGGTCACCTGTTTGAACAGGATAGAGAAGGTGGGAACCATCGTGGACATCCTTAGTAACACATCTACCAATCACAACGGCTTCCCAGTTGTCGTGCAGGTTGCTGGCAATGATGAG CCAGCGAAGCTCTGTGGCCTCATCCTTCGCTCTCAGCTCATTGTTCTTCTCAAACACAAG GTGTTTGTGGAGTTGGCTCGGTCCCGGCTGACTCATAGGAAGCTCCAGCTGAAGGACTTTAGGGACGCCTATCCTCGCTTCCCCCCGATCCAGAGCATCCACGTCTCTCAGGACGAGAGGGAGTGTATGATGGACCTGATGGAGTTCATGAACGCAACACCTTACACTGTACCACAG GAAACATCTCTGCCTCGTGTGTTTAAGCTGTTCAGAGCACTGGGACTAAGAcacctggtggtggtggatgatGAGAACAGG GTGGTTGGACTGGTGACCAGGAAAGACTTGGCCAGGTATCACCTCGGCAAACACGGACTGGAGGAACTTCAGCTGGCTCAGacatag
- the ptx4 gene encoding pentraxin-4, translated as MGSLRPSHWPQILVHMLLLQIQPVKLQGVDSVSQKLRRLNEQFQQFQALTQARLDMLALNQNRNSSGVLATRVQALSEQWHDMSQDLEHLKQSTTQEIDSLREWSRKLEKKSKRMEGRLALMARNLRENRRNAQKQKLDPGQDFFNLTMELQSQDERLAALQIQRDELLVGLRGLQESLKNQALRVTRLEGRINEVLQFNGGGKSRGSLNSNVTPQGYYETRRRSQAHRPGKILDGHTHPGPEGISYFQTDTSQSRHSQQPHQYQATLNQPKHLKAQSPRLQSESHPQVHIQYPDPTPLPLSTDYLPQHDPYSPQSQIQVRAQTRPYSAQQEQLQSRQTLPYPHTQIQQRSRPQTQRHRHHQLHKPSHPSWPQPQTLSQAPTHPETIKDRQSRTRLEAPQPHASDALPQPHSETYKQSLSRLEGEEEEESDTKVESSVIHNLLQLPMRQKIPAQPVPKKDATICNVDSMLFFPSASAENYVTFSLTLPNLPELSVCSWLRVEASHVGTLLSYATNDNDNQLVLYGRNSSSSPSLDFVIGDPVHRRLPVSSLMDARWHHLCVVWSSIQGRFWHYNDRRLTSSGSNFRKGWEIAGGGSVVLGQEQDVVGGEFDAAEGFAGQLAGFRVWNRVLSPTEVEGVAEGRGVPRGVVLDMEDIKEVHGEVQQVACECLEHCL; from the exons ATGGGCAGCCTTAGGCCGAGTCACTGGCCCCAGATCTTGGTCCACATGCTTCTGCTGCAAATTCAGCCTGTTAAGTTACAGGGAGTTGATTCTGTGTCCCAGAAACTACGACGACTCAACGAGCAG TTCCAGCAGTTCCAGGCGCTGACCCAGGCCCGTTTGGACATGTTGGCCCTGAACCAGAACAGAAACTCCTCTGGAGTACTGGCAACTCGTGTTCAAGCCCTGAGTGAACAGTGGCACGACATGTCACAGGACCTCGAACACCTCAAGCAAAGCACAACGCAGGAGATTGACAGTCTCAG AGAGTGGAGCAGGAAGCTTGAGAAGAAGAGTAAGCGGATGGAGGGTCGTCTGGCTCTGATGGCGAGGAACCTGAGGGAGAACCGCCGCAACGCACAGAAACAGAAGCTGGATCCTGGTCAGGACTTCTTCAACCTCACCATGGAGCTCCAGAGCCAAGACGAAAGGCTGGCCGCCCTTCAGATCCAGCGTGATGAGCTGCTTGTTGGGCTCAGAGGGTTGCAGGAATCCCTTAAAAACCAGGCGCTACGTGTGACCCGGCTTGAGGGCCGGATCAATGAGGTTCTGCAGTTTAATGGAGGAGGGAAAAGCAGAGGGTCCCTTAACTCCAATGTCACACCTCAGGGATATTATGAAACACGCAGGAGAAGCCAGGCACATAGGCCTGGGAAAATTCTGGATGGACATACCCACCCCGGACCAGAAGGTATCAGCTATTTCCAGACTGATACATCTCAGAGCAGACACTCCCAACAGCCCCATCAATACCAAGCAACATTAAACCAGCCTAAACATTTAAAGGCCCAGAGCCCAAGACTTCAGTCAGAATCTCATCCACAGGTACATATTCAGTATCCAGATCCTACCCCTCTACCCCTGTCTACAGATTACCTGCCCCAGCATGACCCTTACAGTCCTCAGTCACAGATTCAGGTACGGGCCCAAACAAGGCCTTACTCTGCCCAGCAAGAGCAGCTCCAGTCTCGCCAAACTCTACCATATCCTCATACGCAGATTCAACAAAGATCCCGGCCTCAAACACAACGTCACAGGCACCATCAGTTGCACAAACCTAGTCACCCCTCCTGGCCCCAGCCCCAGACCCTATCCCAGGCTCCAACTCATCCTGAAACcatcaaagacagacagagcaggacCCGCCTGGAGGCTCCACAGCCCCACGCTTCAGATGCTCTCCCTCAACCCCATTCTGAGACTTATAAGCAAAGTTTGAGCAGgttggaaggagaggaggaagaagagagtgacACAAAGGTGGAGTCTTCAGTGATCCACAACCTCCTCCAGCTTCCTATGAGGCAAAAGATCCCAGCACAACCAGTTCCCAAAAAGGATGCAACCA tctgtaatGTGGATTCCATGCTGTTCTTCCCCTCGGCCTCAGCAGAGAACTATGTCACCTTCTCCCTGACTCTCCCAAACCTTCCTGAGCTCTCTGTATGTTCATGGCTCCGTGTGGAGGCCTCACATGTCGGCACACTGCTTTCTTATGCCACAAACGACAATGATAACCAGTTAGTTTTGTATGGACGTAACTCCTCTTCATCCCCCTCCCTGGACTTTGTAATCGGAGACCCTGTCCATCGCCGTCTCCCTGTGTCATCTCTCATGGATGCTCGCTGGCACCACCTCTGCGTCGTCTGGTCCTCAATCCAGGGTCGTTTCTGGCACTACAATGACCGGCGCCTTACCTCCTCCGGCTCCAACTTCAGGAAGGGTTGGGAGATTGCTGGAGGTGGATCAGTGGTGCTGGGTCAGGAGCAGGATGTTGTTGGTGGAGAGTTTGATGCAGCAGAGGGTTTTGCTGGGCAGTTGGCGGGATTCAGAGTATGGAACCGGGTACTGAGTCCTACAGAGGTAGAAGGAGTGGCTGAAGGAAGAGGTGTACCCAGAGGGGTGGTGCTTGATATGGAGGACATAAAGGAGGTACATGGGGAGGTGCAACAGGTGGCATGTGAATGTTTAGAGCACTGTTTGTGA
- the clcn7 gene encoding H(+)/Cl(-) exchange transporter 7 isoform X3, producing the protein MANITKKVSWSSRADESGATGEGTPLLNGSEQPRHSRQDSLRGRPKEIPHNEKLLSLKYESLDYDNIENQLFLEEERRMSHMGFRCLEISRWVVCGLIGFLTGLIACFIDIVVEELAGIKYQVVKENIEKFTEVGGLSISLILWAVFNSAFVMVGAIIVAYFEPIAAGSGIPQIKCYLNGVKIPRVVRLKTLVVKVGGVICSVVGGLAVGKEGPMIHSGAVVAAGVSQGRSTSLKRDFKIFEYFRRDTEKRDFVSAGAAAGVSAAFGAPVGGVLFSLEEGASFWNQMLTWRIFFASMISTFTLNFFLSIYHNKPGDLSNPGLINFGRFETESVAYNLYEIPLFIAMGAIGGLLGALFNVLNYWLTIFRIRYVHRPCLQVMEAMLVAAVTATVSFTMIYFSNDCQPLGPDHTEEYPLQLFCADGEYNSMATAFFNTPERSVRSLFHNQPGTYNPLTLGLFTLTYFFLACWTYGLAVSAGVFIPSLLIGAAWGRLFGILLASITTTGSTWAVPGKYALMGAAAQLGGIVRMTLSLTVIMVEATGNITYGLPIMLVLMTSKIVGDYFVEGLYDIHIKLQSVPFLHWEAPATSHWLTAREVMSSPVTCLNRIEKVGTIVDILSNTSTNHNGFPVVVQVAGNDEPAKLCGLILRSQLIVLLKHKVFVELARSRLTHRKLQLKDFRDAYPRFPPIQSIHVSQDERECMMDLMEFMNATPYTVPQETSLPRVFKLFRALGLRHLVVVDDENRVVGLVTRKDLARYHLGKHGLEELQLAQT; encoded by the exons ATGGCTAACATCACGAAGAAAGTGTCGTGGTCCAGCCGGGCTGACGAGTCCGGCGCAACCGGGGAGGGGACCCCGCTGCTGAACGGCTCCGAGCAGCCCAGACACTCCAGACAG GACTCTCTGAGAGGGCGGCCTAAAGAGATCCCTCATAATGAGAAGCTGCTGTCACTTAAATATGAG AGTTTGGACTATGATAACATTGAGAACCAGCTGtttctggaggaggagaggagaatgaGTCATATG GGTTTCCGCTGTCTGGAGATCAGTCGCTGGGTAGTCTGTGGTCTAATCGGCTTTCTGACCGGACTCATCGCCTGTTTCATAGACATCGTGGTGGAGGAACTGGCTGGGATAAAATACCAAGTGGTCAAAGAGA ACATAGAGAAGTTTACAGAGGTGGGGGGTCTTTCGATCTCTCTCATCCTCTGGGCTGTCTTTAACTCCGCCTTCGTCATGGTGGGGGCCATCATAGTTGCATATTTTGAG CCCATAGCAGCAGGAAGCGGTATCCCTCAGATCAAATGTTACCTGAATGGAGTCAAGATTCCCAGGGTGGTACGACTCAAG ACACTGGTGGTGAAAGTGGGTGGTGTTATCTGCTCAGTGGTTGGAGGTCTTGCTGTTGGAAAG GAAGGGCCCATGATCCACTCTGGTGCTGTTGTAGCTGCTGGGGTCTCTCAGGGCAGGAGCACCTCTTTAAAAAGAGACTTCAAG atcTTTGAATACTTCcggagagacacagaaaaacgtgactttgtgtctgctggagctgctgctggcgTTTCTGCTGCTTTTGGAGCACCAGtcg GCGGCGTTCTGTTCTCTCTAGAGGAAGGAGCTTCTTTCTGGAACCAGATGCTGACGTGGAGGATA TTCTTTGCCTCCATGATCTCTACCTTCACCCTGAACTTCTTCCTCAGTATCTATCACAACAAGCCAGGAGACCTTTCCAACCCAGGTCTCATCAACTTTGGACGCTTTGAGACTGAA AGTGTGGCCTATAACCTTTATGAGATTCCCTTGTTCATCGCCATGGGAGCTATAG GTGGATTACTAGGAGCTCTATTCAACGTTCTCAACTACTGGCTGACCATATTCAGGATCAG gtatGTCCATCGCCCTTGTTTGCAAGTGATGGAGGCCATGTTGGTCGCTGCGGTGACTGCAACAGTGTCATTCACCATGATCTACTTCTCTAATGACTGTCAGCCTCTGGGGCCAGACCACACTGAGGAGTACCCACTGCAg TTGTTCTGTGCAGATGGGGAGTATAACTCCATGGCAACGGCCTTCTTCAACACTCCTGAGAGAAGTGTTCGCAGTCTCTTCCATAACCAGCCAG GAACCTACAATCCCTTGACGCTGGGTTTGTTCACTCTGACTTATTTCTTCCTGGCGTGTTGGACCTACGGCTTGGCGGTGTCTGCTGGAGTCTTCATCCCATCTCTGCTAATAGGAGCCGCCTGGGGAAGATTGTTTGGAATACTGCTggcctccatcaccaccactgGCTCG ACCTGGGCTGTCCCTGGTAAATATGCCCTGATGGGAGCTGCAGCTCAGTTAG GTGGCATCGTGAGGATGACTCTCAGTTTGACTGTCATCATGGTGGAGGCTACAGGAAACATCACATACGGCCTTCCCATCATGCTCGTCCTTATGACTTCCAAGATAGTaggagactactttgtagag GGTCTCTATGATATCCACATCAAGCTGCAGAGCGTTCCCTTCCTGCACTGGGAGGCTCCTGCCACCTCCCACTGGCTGACCGCCAG GGAGGTGATGAGTTCTCCGGTCACCTGTTTGAACAGGATAGAGAAGGTGGGAACCATCGTGGACATCCTTAGTAACACATCTACCAATCACAACGGCTTCCCAGTTGTCGTGCAGGTTGCTGGCAATGATGAG CCAGCGAAGCTCTGTGGCCTCATCCTTCGCTCTCAGCTCATTGTTCTTCTCAAACACAAG GTGTTTGTGGAGTTGGCTCGGTCCCGGCTGACTCATAGGAAGCTCCAGCTGAAGGACTTTAGGGACGCCTATCCTCGCTTCCCCCCGATCCAGAGCATCCACGTCTCTCAGGACGAGAGGGAGTGTATGATGGACCTGATGGAGTTCATGAACGCAACACCTTACACTGTACCACAG GAAACATCTCTGCCTCGTGTGTTTAAGCTGTTCAGAGCACTGGGACTAAGAcacctggtggtggtggatgatGAGAACAGG GTGGTTGGACTGGTGACCAGGAAAGACTTGGCCAGGTATCACCTCGGCAAACACGGACTGGAGGAACTTCAGCTGGCTCAGacatag